A segment of the Acidimicrobiales bacterium genome:
GCAGAACTTCACCGACCCGCTGGTCGACTGCCGGCGCTGCAAGAGCCGTTTCCGCCAGGACCAGCTCGACGACCCCGACACCTGCCCGAGCTGCGGTGGCCACGGCACCTTCACCGAGGCCCGCCAGTTCAACCTCATGTTCAAGACCCACGCCGGGCCGGTCGAGGACGAGGGCTCCGTGGCCTACCTGCGGCCCGAGACGGCCCAGGGCATGTTCGTGAACTTCGCCAACGTGCTGCAGGCCACGCGCAAGCGGCCCCCGTTCGGCATCGCCCAGGTGGGCAAGAGCTTCCGGAACGAGATCACGCCGGGCAACTTCATCTTCCGCACGCGCGAGTTCGAGCAGATGGAGCTCGAGTTCTTCGTGCCCCCCGACGAGGCCCCGCGCTGGTTCGAGTACTGGTGCCAGGAGCGCTACCGCTGGTACACCGACCTCGGCATCCCCGAGGCCGAGCTGCGCCTCCGGGCCCACGACGCCGAGGAGCTCAGCCACTACTCGGCCGGTACGGCCGACGTGGAGTTCCTCTACCCGTGGGGGTGGGGCGAGCTCGAGGGCATCGCCAACCGCACCGACTACGACCTCAACCAGCACGCCGCGGCGTCGGGCGAGCGCCTCGAGTACCACGACACCGCCACCGGCGAGCGCTACGTGCCCCACGTGATCGAGCCTGCGGCGGGGGCCACCCGCGCCATGATGGCCTTCCTGCTGGCCGCCTACGACGAGGAGGAGGTGCGGGGGGAGACCCGCGTCGTGCTGCGCCTCCACCCCCGTCTCGCCCCGTACAAGGTCGCCGTGCTCCCGCTCTCGAAGAAGGACACGCTGACGCCCGTGGCTCGCGAGGTGCTGGCGCTGCTGCAGCCCCACTTCATCTGTGACTACGACGAGACCCAGTCGATCGGCCGGCGGTACCGCCGCCAGGACGAGCTGGGGACGCCCTACTGCGTCACCGTCGACTTCGACACGCTCGAGGACCGCGCGGTCACCGTCCGCGAGCGTGACTCCATGGCCCAGGACCGCGTGTCCATCGACAAGCTGGTCGACCACCTGCTCGACCTGCTCAGCTGAGACCCACCCAACCCCCGGGGGAAACGTGCCGTACGTCTACGACTTCGATCACCGCTACGACCGGCCGCCGATGGAGCTCAAGGACCTCCTCGGCGGGAAGGGCGCCAACCTTGCCGAGATGACCTCGGAGCTCGGGCTGCCGGTGCCCCCGGGCTTCACGATCACCACCGACGCGTGCCGCGCGTACATGCAGAGCGGATGGCCCGACAGCCTCGACGCCGAGGTGCTCGAGCACGTCGCCGCGCTCGAGCAGAAGATGGGGCGGCGCGTCGGAGACCCGTCGGACCCCCTGCTGGTGAGCGTGCGCTCCGGCGCCAAGTTCTCGATGCCCGGGATGATGGACACGGTCCTCAACCTCGGCCTCAACGACGAGTCGGTCGAGGGCGTGGCCGCCCAGAGCTCCGACGAGCGGTTCGCCTACGACTCGTACCGTCGGTTCATCCAGATGTTCGGCCGGATCGTGCTCGGCATCCCGGCCGAGGAGTTCGACTCGCTGTTCGACGCGGCCAAGGAGCTGGCCGGCACCAAGAGCGACGCCGAGGTGCCCCCGCCGCTGCTCAAGTACCTGTGCGGCTCCTACAAGGACATCGTGCAGCGCCACACGGGCGCTCCGTTCCCGCAGGCGCCCGTCGACCAGCTCCGACAGGCCATCGAGGCGGTGTTCCGCAGCTGGAACGGCGCCCGTGCGGTGGCCTACCGCAACCGTGAGCACATCCCGCACGACCTCGGCACCGCGGTCAACGTGCAGGCCATGGTGTTCGGCAACCGCGACGACAGCTCGGGCACCGGCGTGGGCTTCACCCGCGACCCGGCCACGGGCGCCAAGGGCTCCTACGGCGACTTCCTGGTGAACGCCCAGGGCGAGGACGTCGTGGCCGGCATCCGCAACACCGAGCCGCTGTCGGCCCTGGCCGACCGCTTCCCGGTCATCTCGGCCGAGCTCCACGACATCTTCGAGCGCCTGGAGCGGCACTACCGCGACATGCTCGACACCGAGTTCACGATCGAGCAGGGCAAGCTGTGGATGCTCCAGACGCGGGTCGGCAAGCGCACCGGCGTGGCCGGCCTCCGGATGGCCGTGGAGATGACCGAGGATCCCGACATCCGCCTCACCAAGGAGGAGGCGGTCCTGCGGGTCACGGCCGAGCACCTCGACCAGGTGCTGCACCCCCAGTTCGAGGAGACCGACCGTGAGGTGATCGCCACCGGCTTGGCCGCGTCGCCCGGCGCGGCGGTGGGGCGCGTGTACTTCACCGCCGACGACTGCGTCACGGCCAGCGAGCGCGGCGAGCAGGTGATCCTCGTGCGCACCGAGACCTCACCCGAGGACGTGCACGGCATGCAGGTCGCACAGGGCATCCTCACCAGCCGGGGCGGCCTGGTGAGCCATGCGGCCGTCGTGGCCCGCGGCTGGGGCATCCCGGCGGTGGTCGGCGCCGAGGCCCTCGAGTTCGGGGACGGCTACGTCGCCTCCGACGGCGTGGTGATCCGCGAGGGCGACGTGATCTCGATCGACGGCACCAACGGCGAGGTGGTGCTGGGCGAGATGCACCTCACCATGGGCGACCCGCCGCCCGAGTTCAAGACGATCCTCGAGTGGGCCGACGACGTCCGCCGCGGCAAGCTCCAGGTGCGGGCCAACGCCGACAACGGCCCGGACTCCGCCCGGGCGCGCGAGTACGGCGCCGAGGGCATCGGCCTGTGCCGCACCGAGCACATGTTCCTCGGCGACCGCCTGCCCGTGGTGCAGCGGATGATCCTGGCGGACACGCCCGAGAAGGAGGATGCCGCCCTCGCCGAGCTGCTCGAGGTGCAGCGGGCCGACTTCGAGGAGATCCTCGAGGCCATGGACGGCCTGCCCGTCACCGTGCGGCTGCTCGACCCGCCGTTGCACGAGTTCCTCCCCAACATCGAGGACCTCATCGCCCGGGAGGCCCGCGGCGAGCTCGACGACCTCACCAAGGAGCTGTTCAGCGCGGCCCGCTCGTGGCAGGAGCAGAACCCGATGCTCGGCACCCGAGGCGTCCGCCTGGGCATCATCAAGGGCGGCCTCTACAAGATGCAGGTGCGAGCGCTGCTCGAGGCCGCCCTCAAGCGGGTCGAGGCCGGCGGCGACCCGATCGTCGAGATCATGATCCCCCTCGTCGTCACCCGGGCCGAGCTGGCGCTGGTCCGGCGCTGGGTCGAGGAGGAGATGGCCGAGGTCCAGGCGCGCACGTCGACGCCGCTCAAGGTGTCGATCGGCACCATGATCGAGACGCCCCGAGCCGCCATCCGCGGCGACGACATCGCCGAGGTCGCCGACTTCTTCTCGTTCGGCACCAACGACCTCACGCAGATGGTGTTCGGCTTCTCCCGCGACGACGTGGAGGGCCGCCTGATGGCCCGCTACCTCGAGGAGGGGCTGCTCCCGCGCAACCCGTTCGAGACGATCGACCACCGGGGGGTGGGCGCGCTCGTCGAGATGGCCGCCGAGCGGGGCCGCGGCGTCAACCCCGATCTCAAGCTGGGCGTGTGCGGCGAGCACGGTGGCGACCCCGAGTCGATCCGGTTCTTCTACGGCGTCGGTCTCGACTACGTCAGCTGCTCGCCGTTCCGCGTGCCCATCGCCCGGCTGTCCGCCGCGCAGGCGGTCCTGGGCGCGGGCAACTCGAGCGACAGCCGCTAGCGCGACCCGGCGCCGCCCCGTCCGGCCCGCTGCCGGGCGCGGCGGCGCCGGATCCGCGAACGTGGACGCGTGGGGATCGTCGACGAGGACGTGGAGCGGACCCGGCAGGCGTCCGACCTGGTCGCCATCGCGGGCCAGTACGTCGCCCTGCGCCGGGTCGGTCGGCGGTGGCAGGGGCTGTGCCCGTTCCACGCCGAGCGGTCGCCGTCGTTCTCGGTCAACGCCGAGGAAAGGGCTCTACTACTGCTTCGGCTGCGGCGCGCGGGGCGACGTCATCACCTTCGTTCGCGAGATGGAGCACGTCGACTTCGTGGGGGCGGTCGAGTGGCTGGCCGTCAAGGCGGGCGTCCAGCTGCGCTACACCGATGCCGGCGAGAGCCAGGAGCGAAAGCGGCGCGCCCGCCTCGTGGCTGCGGTGGAGCGGGCGGTGGTCTGGTACGGCGACCGGCTCCTGTCCGCGCCCGACGCCGGTCCGGCGCGCGCCTACCTGCGCTCCCGTGGCTACGAGCGCGACGTGGTGCAGCGCTACCGGCTCGGGTGGGCGCCCGACGAGTGGGACGCCCTCTGCCGCGCCCTCGACCTGCCCGATGACGTGCTGCGCGACAGCGGCCTCGGGTTCGTCAACCGTGCCGGCCGGCGCCAGGACGCCTTCCGGGCGCGGGTGCTGTTCCCGATCCTCGATGCCCAGGGCGACCCGGTGGGGTTCGGTGGCCGCAGCCTGCCCGGCGCCGAGGGGCCGAAGTACAAGAACTCGCCCGACTCGGCGCTCTACCACAAGAGCCGCACGCTCTACGGCCTGAACTGGGCGAAGAGCGCCATCGTGCAGCACGACCGGGCCGTGCTCTGCGAGGGCTACACCGACGTGATCGGCCTGCACCAGGCGGGGGTCGCCGAGGCCGTCGCCACCTGCGGCACCGCGCTCACCGAGGAGCACGTCCGGCTGCTCACCCGCTACTCGAAGCGGTTGGTGCTGGCCTTCGACCCCGACGCTGCCGGGCAGGCTGCGGCCGAGCGGGTGTACGAGTGGGAGCGGCGACACGAGATCGAGGTTTCGGTGGCCCCGCTCCCGGCCGGTGCCGACCCGGCCGACCTGGCGCGCACCGACCCCGACGCCTTGCTGGCCGCCATCGCCGAGCCGGTCCCGTTCCTGCGCTTCCGGCTCGATCGCGTGCTCGCGGGCGCCGACCTCTCCACGCCCGAGCGGCGGGCCCGGGCGGCCGAGCAGGCCGTGGCCGTGATCGCCGAGCATCCCAGCGACCTGGTGCGCGACCAGTACCTGATGGACGTGGCCGACCGGTGCCGGGTGCCGGTGGAGCGGTTGCGGGCCCGGGCGGCCGCACGGGGCACCGCGGGGCCCGAGGCCGGGCCGCCGGCCCGGCCGCCCCGGCGGCGGGTGGGGCACGACAGCCCGGAGCTCGAGGCCCTGCGCCTCGCCGTCCATCGCCCGGCCGAGGTGGCGCCGTACCTCGACGACGTGCTGTTCGCCGACCCCCTCCACGTGGAGGCGTTCCACGCCCTCGCCTCGGCCGCGACCCTCCACGAGGCCATCGACCGGGCCTCGCCCGAGGTCGCCGACCTGCTGCAGCGCCTGGCCGTCGAGGAGAGCGAGGCCGAGACCGACGACGTGCTGCGGCGCCTGGTGGACGGGGCCGGGGGCCGTGCGTTGGCCGGCCTCCAGGCCGAGGCCCGCACCCTCGCCGACCCCGTGTCGCTGGCCCCGACCGTCGCGTGGCTGAAGCTGCGCATCGAGGAGCTGCGCGCCGAGGACACGGGGCTCGACGCGGCCAGGCAGTTGCTAGCCTGGCTCGCGGAGAGGGCCGGGAGAGGGGATGACGGATTCCGTGACGAGCGCCCCTGAGGACGGCCAGCGCACGGAGAGCGTCCCCGTGGGTGCCCTCGACCGGCTCCTCGCCAAGGGTCGGGCCGCCGGCTCCGTCACGCCCGACGATGTGCTCGAGTTCGTCGACCTCGGGGACGACTTCGACCACGAGCACATCGAGGCCATCCGCCGCACCCTCGACGCCGAGGGCATCCTGCTGGTGGAGCCGATCGAGGCCGAGGTCGACGACGAGTCCGACGCCGGCGACGACGAGATCGTGGCCGCCGAGGAGGCCGTGGCGTCGCGCCGCAACGGCTCGCGGCGCCGGACCCGGCTCGCGGTCGAGCGGATCGACCCGGCGAACCGGACCATCGGCGGCACGTCCGACCCGGTGCGGATGTACCTGAAGGAGATCGGGCGGGTCCACCTGCTCAGCGCGCAGGAGGAGGTGGCGCTGGCCAAGCGCATCGAGGCCGGCTCGCACGCCGCCGAGCACCTCGCCGCTTCCCACGCCGCCGACGCCGAGGGAGGCGCGGCACCCGAGCTCTCCAAGGCGGAGCGCCGGCGCCTCCGCCGGCTCGTGGACGACGGCGACGACGCCAAGGACGCGCTCATCGAGGCGAACCTCCGGCTGGTGGTCTCCATCGCCAAGCGCTACGTGGGGCGCGGGATGCTCTTCCTGGACCTGATCCAGGAGGGCAACCTCGGGCTCATGCGTGCCGTCGAGAAGTTCGACTACACGAAGGGCTTCAAGTTCTCCACGTACGCCACCTGGTGGATCCGCCAGGCGATCACCCGCGCCATCGCCGACCAGGCCCGCACCATCCGGATCCCCGTGCACATGGTCGAGTCGATCAACAAGGTCATGCGGGTCCAGCGCCAGATGATGCAGGAGCTGGAGCGCGAGCCGTCGGTGGAGGAGTTGGCCGAGCGGGTGGGCATGACGCCCGCGCGGGTGCGCGAGATCATGCGGATCTCGCAGGATCCGCTGTCGCTCGACTCGCCGGTCGGCGAGGAGGACGACTCGAACCTCGGCGACTTCATCGAGGATCAGCAGGCCGAGGCGCCGGCCGAGGTCGCCGCCCGCCGCATGCTGTCCGAGGCCGTGCTCGAGGCCCTCCACGAGCTGAATGACCGCGAGCAGCAGGTGGTGCGCATGCGCTTCGGTCTCGACGACGGCCAGGCCCGCACCCTCGAGGAGGTCGGCCGCGAGTTCGGGGTCACCCGCGAGCGGATCCGCCAGATCGAGTCGAAGACGCTGGCCAAGCTGCGTCACCCGCAGCGCAGCCAGAAGCTGCGCGACTACCTCGACGGCGAGTAGCCCCCGAGCGCGTCGTGCCCGCTGGTCGAGGGGCGGCGTTGCGTCGGCGACGGTCCTGCGTGCCGTGGAGGCGCTGCTAGGCTCGATGGGCTTTCCGGGGTAGCTCAATCGGCAGAGCGGCTGACTGTTAATCAGTAGGTTGAGGGTTCGAGTCCCTCCCCCGGAGCTTCACGTATCGTTCTTCGGGTTTCGTGACCCGGGCCCGTAGCTCAGTGGTCAGAGCAGGCGACTCATAATCGCTGGGTCGTGGGTTCGATCCCCACCGGGCCCACCACCTGCACAGACGTCCGGCTGGCATCCCGCAGAGCGTTGGCACAGCGCACGGGCGTGGGGGTGGGCCGGCGGGTGGGTGGGCGCGGGGTGGGGATTTCGGCCCTACCGGTGTGGGGGGTGGCGGGTGTTCGCTTCGCGTAGGCGAGGCGTTGAGCCACGGGCCGTGTTCGGCCGCTTGGGCCTGTGGGGAGCCACTGGCGAGACCGGCGCTGGAGTCGTCCTTCTGCATTGGTGGGAGGGGTGGTGGGCCGGTCGTGGGTGTGGGCACCCGGGGCGGGTGGTGGCGCGTCTGGTGGCGAGGAGGGTGTGATGGGTTCGATGCGGTCGTTGCGCAGGCAGCTGGGCCGGGCGGGGGTGGCTGCGGGGGTGGTGTCGCTGGCCGGTGGGCTGGTGTTGGGTGGGGGTGTCCCG
Coding sequences within it:
- a CDS encoding glycine--tRNA ligase, whose product is MSVQQPAEGPSLFDQVVNLCKRRGFVFPSAEIYGGFRSAYDYGPVGVLLLRNVKDAWVRAMVQLRDDVVMIDASILSPPAIWEASGHLQNFTDPLVDCRRCKSRFRQDQLDDPDTCPSCGGHGTFTEARQFNLMFKTHAGPVEDEGSVAYLRPETAQGMFVNFANVLQATRKRPPFGIAQVGKSFRNEITPGNFIFRTREFEQMELEFFVPPDEAPRWFEYWCQERYRWYTDLGIPEAELRLRAHDAEELSHYSAGTADVEFLYPWGWGELEGIANRTDYDLNQHAAASGERLEYHDTATGERYVPHVIEPAAGATRAMMAFLLAAYDEEEVRGETRVVLRLHPRLAPYKVAVLPLSKKDTLTPVAREVLALLQPHFICDYDETQSIGRRYRRQDELGTPYCVTVDFDTLEDRAVTVRERDSMAQDRVSIDKLVDHLLDLLS
- a CDS encoding pyruvate, phosphate dikinase, with protein sequence MPYVYDFDHRYDRPPMELKDLLGGKGANLAEMTSELGLPVPPGFTITTDACRAYMQSGWPDSLDAEVLEHVAALEQKMGRRVGDPSDPLLVSVRSGAKFSMPGMMDTVLNLGLNDESVEGVAAQSSDERFAYDSYRRFIQMFGRIVLGIPAEEFDSLFDAAKELAGTKSDAEVPPPLLKYLCGSYKDIVQRHTGAPFPQAPVDQLRQAIEAVFRSWNGARAVAYRNREHIPHDLGTAVNVQAMVFGNRDDSSGTGVGFTRDPATGAKGSYGDFLVNAQGEDVVAGIRNTEPLSALADRFPVISAELHDIFERLERHYRDMLDTEFTIEQGKLWMLQTRVGKRTGVAGLRMAVEMTEDPDIRLTKEEAVLRVTAEHLDQVLHPQFEETDREVIATGLAASPGAAVGRVYFTADDCVTASERGEQVILVRTETSPEDVHGMQVAQGILTSRGGLVSHAAVVARGWGIPAVVGAEALEFGDGYVASDGVVIREGDVISIDGTNGEVVLGEMHLTMGDPPPEFKTILEWADDVRRGKLQVRANADNGPDSARAREYGAEGIGLCRTEHMFLGDRLPVVQRMILADTPEKEDAALAELLEVQRADFEEILEAMDGLPVTVRLLDPPLHEFLPNIEDLIAREARGELDDLTKELFSAARSWQEQNPMLGTRGVRLGIIKGGLYKMQVRALLEAALKRVEAGGDPIVEIMIPLVVTRAELALVRRWVEEEMAEVQARTSTPLKVSIGTMIETPRAAIRGDDIAEVADFFSFGTNDLTQMVFGFSRDDVEGRLMARYLEEGLLPRNPFETIDHRGVGALVEMAAERGRGVNPDLKLGVCGEHGGDPESIRFFYGVGLDYVSCSPFRVPIARLSAAQAVLGAGNSSDSR
- the dnaG gene encoding DNA primase, which produces MDAWGSSTRTWSGPGRRPTWSPSRASTSPCAGSVGGGRGCARSTPSGRRRSRSTPRKGLYYCFGCGARGDVITFVREMEHVDFVGAVEWLAVKAGVQLRYTDAGESQERKRRARLVAAVERAVVWYGDRLLSAPDAGPARAYLRSRGYERDVVQRYRLGWAPDEWDALCRALDLPDDVLRDSGLGFVNRAGRRQDAFRARVLFPILDAQGDPVGFGGRSLPGAEGPKYKNSPDSALYHKSRTLYGLNWAKSAIVQHDRAVLCEGYTDVIGLHQAGVAEAVATCGTALTEEHVRLLTRYSKRLVLAFDPDAAGQAAAERVYEWERRHEIEVSVAPLPAGADPADLARTDPDALLAAIAEPVPFLRFRLDRVLAGADLSTPERRARAAEQAVAVIAEHPSDLVRDQYLMDVADRCRVPVERLRARAAARGTAGPEAGPPARPPRRRVGHDSPELEALRLAVHRPAEVAPYLDDVLFADPLHVEAFHALASAATLHEAIDRASPEVADLLQRLAVEESEAETDDVLRRLVDGAGGRALAGLQAEARTLADPVSLAPTVAWLKLRIEELRAEDTGLDAARQLLAWLAERAGRGDDGFRDERP
- the rpoD gene encoding RNA polymerase sigma factor RpoD, with amino-acid sequence MTDSVTSAPEDGQRTESVPVGALDRLLAKGRAAGSVTPDDVLEFVDLGDDFDHEHIEAIRRTLDAEGILLVEPIEAEVDDESDAGDDEIVAAEEAVASRRNGSRRRTRLAVERIDPANRTIGGTSDPVRMYLKEIGRVHLLSAQEEVALAKRIEAGSHAAEHLAASHAADAEGGAAPELSKAERRRLRRLVDDGDDAKDALIEANLRLVVSIAKRYVGRGMLFLDLIQEGNLGLMRAVEKFDYTKGFKFSTYATWWIRQAITRAIADQARTIRIPVHMVESINKVMRVQRQMMQELEREPSVEELAERVGMTPARVREIMRISQDPLSLDSPVGEEDDSNLGDFIEDQQAEAPAEVAARRMLSEAVLEALHELNDREQQVVRMRFGLDDGQARTLEEVGREFGVTRERIRQIESKTLAKLRHPQRSQKLRDYLDGE